In Sebaldella termitidis ATCC 33386, one DNA window encodes the following:
- a CDS encoding ADP-ribosylglycohydrolase family protein — MKNKNRQLSMKERWEIDRKSGATFLVSSPQCEICANVIKNDAVKCLAYKEIKPNDVRRCKKECPKFKSKDPLLIKKNNKELGDLLSGIFGFCVGDALGVPVEFESREEREKDEVHEMRAYGTHHQYFGTWSDDTSLTLCLIDSLKNGYDLRDIADKFLEFYFNALWTPHGKVFDIGNTTVLAIQQISMGEPLEFCGGNSENSNGNGSLMRILPLAYYLKDTGSFEKVRIIEEVSSLTHAHKRSNLACIIYTEMAINLIKSKSKMESYEESIKFVEKYCFDKYQDELLYFRRLLNGEIYLLSKNEISSSGYVVDTLEAAIWSFLLSHNYEESIFTAINLGDDTDTIGALAGGLAGIYYGFDSINNNWIQCLARKRDIYELLLSFNKK; from the coding sequence ATGAAGAATAAAAATAGACAACTATCTATGAAAGAACGTTGGGAAATAGATAGAAAATCGGGGGCAACATTTTTAGTGTCTTCACCACAATGTGAAATTTGCGCCAATGTGATTAAAAATGATGCTGTAAAGTGCTTAGCTTATAAGGAGATAAAGCCAAATGATGTTCGGAGATGCAAAAAAGAATGTCCTAAATTTAAATCAAAAGACCCATTATTAATAAAGAAAAATAATAAAGAACTGGGAGACTTATTATCAGGAATCTTTGGTTTTTGCGTTGGTGATGCATTAGGTGTCCCTGTAGAATTTGAATCGAGGGAAGAAAGAGAAAAAGATGAAGTACATGAGATGAGAGCCTATGGCACACATCATCAATATTTTGGAACTTGGTCTGATGATACATCTTTAACTTTATGTTTGATTGATAGTCTAAAAAATGGATATGATTTAAGAGATATTGCAGATAAATTTTTAGAATTTTATTTTAATGCCCTTTGGACCCCTCATGGCAAAGTATTTGATATTGGTAATACAACAGTTTTAGCAATTCAGCAGATATCCATGGGAGAACCTTTGGAATTTTGTGGTGGCAACAGTGAGAATTCAAACGGAAATGGTTCTTTAATGAGAATACTACCATTAGCATATTATTTGAAAGATACAGGAAGTTTTGAAAAAGTCAGAATTATTGAAGAAGTATCATCATTAACTCATGCACATAAGAGATCAAATCTAGCATGTATAATCTACACGGAAATGGCAATAAACCTTATTAAATCAAAAAGTAAAATGGAATCATATGAAGAATCTATAAAATTTGTGGAAAAATATTGTTTTGACAAATATCAGGATGAACTATTATATTTTCGCAGATTGCTGAATGGTGAAATATATTTATTATCTAAAAATGAAATTTCATCTTCTGGATATGTGGTAGATACGTTAGAAGCTGCTATATGGAGTTTTTTATTATCACATAATTATGAAGAATCTATATTTACAGCAATAAATTTAGGAGATGATACAGATACAATAGGAGCACTTGCAGGAGGATTAGCAGGAATTTATTACGGATTTGATTCAATAAATAATAACTGGATACAATGTTTAGCTCGGAAAAGAGATATATATGAATTATTGTTGAGTTTTAATAAAAAATAG
- a CDS encoding transposase, with amino-acid sequence MEKNLGKRYTEEFKKMIVELYTQGKTKKYLSQEYRVSSNTIREWLKREKKEIKEKNKDKTSYLEIVKLKKLLEEKDREYRRNWVI; translated from the coding sequence ATGGAAAAAAACTTAGGGAAAAGGTATACAGAAGAATTTAAGAAAATGATAGTAGAACTGTATACTCAAGGGAAGACGAAAAAGTATCTATCTCAGGAGTATAGAGTAAGCTCAAATACAATAAGAGAATGGTTAAAACGAGAGAAGAAAGAAATAAAAGAGAAGAATAAAGATAAAACAAGTTATTTAGAAATTGTGAAATTAAAGAAATTATTGGAAGAAAAAGATAGAGAATATAGGAGAAATTGGGTTATTTGA
- the cdiI gene encoding ribonuclease toxin immunity protein CdiI — MEYRSNGLESTFLMILRTVSDRKEYLVKTLYEDIGWGGSEYESIFFPKNEVYTKDLAGYFEDGVQLAFFSPESEKVYDGKEKVYSFTMSYEVAYRYLRLGCEALIEQHPEDKEEIEDACKIFRERHNIPEKDSKFNYYDILGNMREYLVWYW; from the coding sequence ATGGAGTATAGATCAAATGGATTAGAGTCTACATTTTTAATGATATTACGAACAGTAAGTGATAGGAAAGAGTATTTGGTAAAAACACTATATGAAGACATAGGCTGGGGCGGTTCAGAATATGAAAGTATTTTTTTTCCTAAAAATGAAGTTTATACCAAGGATCTTGCTGGATATTTTGAAGATGGTGTTCAGTTAGCGTTTTTTTCTCCAGAGAGTGAAAAAGTATATGATGGAAAAGAAAAAGTGTATAGCTTTACAATGAGTTATGAAGTGGCATATAGATATTTAAGATTAGGATGTGAGGCATTAATTGAACAACATCCAGAAGATAAGGAAGAAATAGAAGATGCATGTAAAATATTTAGAGAAAGACATAACATACCAGAAAAAGATTCTAAGTTTAACTATTATGATATATTAGGAAATATGAGGGAGTATTTAGTTTGGTATTGGTAA
- a CDS encoding hemagglutinin repeat-containing protein produces MKRGKRYNIVKRNVAVGLLLGMLNSMLFADIKVDKNVPQKTSVDRAQNGANIININTPNNKGISVNDFSEFRTKDPTVFNNFGQGVGRSYLAGMMAANPNLTKEQAARLILNRVGGNNRVEIENWLEVMSENKTDIIFSSQNGFYLNNTGFINFDKAIFTTSRVDLDENGDLLPFNIRGGKIEIGREGINAEGVRYLALLSRQMYIDGQIYAKDADIDLIAGDFDYNPHTRDYTKQGVSNNELLISSSAFGSIYGNQIKIVGVNGNIGVAGDVISERVLKINADGTIVTNKTQAKEAMEVKAKEFTQNTSTYTEGNLTIDADKVTLKGNGTQAGNILITGDLENEVNIYSGNDINIGKGLVNKSGQIVAERNISVNNKADNKDLLYAKNNITIGKELDNTGNIQSNGSIKTGGNTTNTGKILSEKELEINGKLTSSGTVYGKNKAEIKGNLDNSGDIQSEGNITAGNTKNTGRIISDKNIEISGNLETEETVYAKENLDVAGNLVNKKDIQAEGNVTIGKDATNQGRLLSDKEVKIKGNVNNSGTLYGKDKISIDKNLTNTNNVQTSGDLSAKDTINTGTMISEGNISLNSLDNSGEITSNKKLTTTTLENRSGAKISTGEGIQNNGTKNLGEINTNDNFVISGNLENYSVMNIGGLLSTNNLLNTGSLKAVDKIYTSGVSFNNSGEILTTLLDINNTGILNTNKITVIDNARLNGNNITNNGYISGTNIEIITAGLTNTGTLAADELIKANNTTINNTGYIGSNSKVNLSGSNFTNSGTVESSEIELYNMSGYSNINLIRGGNVSLTTIGNLTLTGTLHGENWLQVHGYDILNAGATTGTGYIEIKGRDITNNTWLSSDTIVVEGTGNVINNNIIEGENGRISGYNIVNNDLIAFSDQLGLTAADKITNNAGKAIYGGNLLDAQFNTFENLSGELLSTGVINLRGNYLLNQTGMIQSSGDISLNVTKIDNIGRVEGLNDYEIYYETWDGQILTQAEVLATWNLYRDDSAGTKGNRRDKIPGLTADSRYNSLLIHYYQSTIFSDINNNDSGSAYSNTTQYQGIPLKGKLRSNAVTTYANISAGNNISINANELNNKDGKISAGNTAELTAIIIKNEITLGNQIQLKDGREYFTWSKKKSSTGSTSYPIKYYRDMVNGDIAYVTGQASVIEARNLLINTGSLILTSELPTTDQLINGSITSGSSVAGKTINTGSSNGTGMVNIVKNITPVTDIIISGVLPIDPLGAVSSLFTMTKAPDGNNITQGDSTSKYLIETRSKYINLGEFYGSDYYLSRIGYDENGDWNRARRLGDAYYEYLLVTRTISDKLGTRFINGLSDSELMKAMLDNSVELQKDLQLSVGVALTPDQVKALKSDVIWYEYEVVNGEKVLVPKVYLSQATLATIDTDGRNKVGGLELTAINADELRNNGQVIGNGGVTYVNAGRVYNVTSTNELAEIKGNEVTVIATAGNIENIGGRIKGIDSVTLSAENGDIINSSSIRTVNYDNGDLNRTRHDEILSVGSIESDGTTYIEGKNYISEAGMVSGKTTVINAKENITIGSMTLQGDDEYGADSDNYQVYQSTRKIGSEISGTEAVILEAGKDISVKGSVIGSDGLVQLTGENINILNEKESEYKETKNKSGNTFSNSSMEEKSYQEYAAASTIIGNNVILDANNDINVRASNIIAVKEGLENTGGNISMTAGNNVNILADTLDNSYSRKDQKSGFSTSFASGGGSFTAGVSYSQNSLEQQRNGTTVAVSTIISEGNTVIDAGNRVRTEAMQANVGENLVIRGVNGVELLDAQEVYNETVKQKSTSVGVSVNVGFTPAQFANTVSNVTDNVKDYGFGGTSQTINTLGNGFQDLRDLGGLSSNLRSWYEGIGYISTKNIFEHGDLSPDNLRNAAKGLVSASVSASYSQSSYESNTSGTNSVAGNINVGKNFILQSDGDVTLVNQKINVGENFVVDANNFIIRAGENTYKNDTKSSSTGGSVGYDIVNQNVIGGLNISGGNSNTSSKYFDNSVINVAGTFQLTTKEDALFAGVNVTADKINFDIGRDLSIISLQDEYKSDGKNWGAGLNVSGKLEGTQFETGSARPSIGGNYGENHQDSKWVNNQTTIIAENGGNVRVGETLTNIGALIGSLSEENKLSIEANKVVVENLKDHNEGSNYGISVSGIGLGSKEQGNKTPIGQTGIQYGSHDKQQDSNATFVNTEITEAGKKLNLEELGINTDINKAQIVTKDEVVEQIDTVLHTDLLNEVTRNQVIKDLNGLVQLPADIIKAIAITSNVEGSNFLDNLVGTLRHTDANLIKYQEMNKKYQELKNLPEDERAKESLKLVNEMANALRGVNGIDNDTKIVINFTDQAKDDEMGAFVKKDGKIEIYINVKDVDVSDMEQVYNALASELNHYNPSNPYVYDKKESEIGKNGKLHELEEMFTLIGRKPLDGEGNSFYGDILDGSLVLNYGNSLYGEYSDEDLDYLVHGIVKGTCNGLGIMGFCRKAKNTAVKGVDYIGLGTPARAVYNLDKKILDKPGEKIGSVVGKTVKEEVNKGKEIIITIKEIEAKNNNKNSNKISNDPEYITPETFDKIKSLDQFKEFNSYYGVPDNVEIVFKTEEGETIKFNSFDEFVHWGTAQEKLEHEKNVTLGNAALEKSKTATTKEEKAMYEAQYEYYYSLVHEKMQNVDNRQSLAGKYTTGNYLANSAVSYNGKTLVVSAEKYAAEIGAEHIGIFFDAGGKAITQPIISKIIGTTGSSKTKETEKVEIKFTESKDGAKYYEDSKVYDKYVRQEPDVSFETKLINSKSEYEKFEFKLLSNKINEAGLNNDHFTEFKFNARGEISGSHVESVFTDLNNYASKNKVLRIDSVIPHPVTSEIMEVKYSTASTIDAKGKIIPQDQLNFKSAYTPKTVVSDELMSSGKLNIWANEAVNNIYYIKDNKGYGISDNGVIFEFWTPEKLGDPFNFYPTLGIPQK; encoded by the coding sequence ATGAAGAGAGGAAAAAGGTATAACATTGTAAAAAGAAATGTAGCAGTAGGGCTACTGCTTGGAATGTTGAACAGTATGTTGTTTGCAGATATAAAGGTAGATAAAAATGTACCACAGAAAACAAGTGTAGACAGAGCACAAAACGGTGCTAACATCATTAATATTAATACTCCTAATAATAAGGGCATTAGTGTTAATGATTTTAGTGAGTTCAGGACAAAAGACCCTACAGTATTTAATAACTTTGGTCAAGGAGTGGGAAGAAGTTATCTTGCAGGAATGATGGCAGCTAATCCTAACCTTACAAAGGAGCAGGCAGCAAGATTAATATTAAACAGGGTAGGCGGTAATAACAGAGTAGAAATAGAAAACTGGCTTGAAGTGATGTCGGAAAACAAAACTGATATAATTTTTTCGTCACAGAATGGTTTTTATTTAAATAATACAGGCTTCATAAATTTTGATAAAGCAATATTTACAACATCAAGAGTAGATTTAGACGAAAACGGAGATCTTCTTCCTTTCAATATAAGAGGAGGAAAGATAGAAATTGGTCGTGAAGGAATAAATGCAGAAGGAGTAAGATATTTAGCACTGTTATCAAGACAGATGTATATAGACGGTCAGATATATGCAAAGGATGCAGATATAGACCTGATAGCAGGAGACTTTGACTATAATCCTCATACTAGAGATTATACAAAACAGGGGGTAAGTAATAATGAGCTTTTGATATCTTCATCAGCATTCGGTTCAATCTATGGAAATCAGATAAAGATAGTAGGAGTAAATGGAAATATTGGAGTTGCAGGCGATGTCATTTCTGAACGTGTATTAAAAATCAATGCTGACGGAACAATAGTAACTAATAAAACACAGGCTAAAGAAGCCATGGAAGTAAAAGCTAAAGAATTTACCCAGAATACTTCTACATATACAGAAGGAAACCTTACAATAGATGCAGATAAGGTAACTTTGAAAGGAAACGGGACACAGGCTGGGAATATATTAATAACAGGTGATCTTGAAAATGAAGTAAATATCTATTCAGGAAATGATATTAATATTGGAAAAGGGCTGGTAAATAAATCAGGACAAATAGTAGCCGAGAGAAACATATCAGTAAACAATAAGGCTGATAACAAAGACTTGCTTTATGCCAAAAATAATATAACAATAGGAAAAGAATTAGATAATACAGGAAATATACAGAGTAATGGAAGTATAAAAACAGGTGGTAATACAACAAATACAGGAAAGATACTATCGGAAAAAGAGCTTGAAATTAACGGAAAACTGACTTCATCAGGAACTGTATACGGGAAAAATAAGGCAGAGATAAAAGGCAACCTTGATAACAGCGGAGATATCCAGAGTGAAGGAAACATAACAGCAGGGAATACAAAAAATACTGGAAGAATAATCTCTGATAAAAATATAGAAATATCAGGGAATCTAGAAACAGAAGAAACAGTATATGCTAAAGAAAATCTGGATGTAGCAGGAAATCTTGTAAATAAAAAGGATATTCAGGCAGAAGGAAATGTAACTATAGGAAAAGATGCAACAAATCAGGGAAGACTTTTATCAGATAAAGAAGTGAAAATAAAGGGAAATGTAAATAACAGCGGAACTCTTTATGGTAAAGATAAAATATCAATAGATAAAAATTTGACAAATACAAATAATGTTCAAACATCAGGGGACTTATCAGCTAAAGATACAATAAACACAGGAACAATGATATCAGAGGGAAACATATCATTAAACAGTCTTGATAACAGCGGAGAAATAACATCAAATAAAAAATTAACAACTACAACACTGGAAAACAGATCAGGAGCCAAGATAAGTACAGGAGAAGGAATACAGAATAACGGAACAAAAAACCTTGGAGAAATAAATACCAATGATAATTTTGTAATATCGGGAAATCTTGAGAACTATAGTGTAATGAATATAGGCGGGTTATTAAGTACAAATAATTTATTAAATACAGGAAGCTTAAAAGCAGTAGATAAGATATATACATCAGGAGTATCATTTAATAACTCGGGAGAGATACTGACAACACTGCTTGATATAAATAACACGGGGATATTGAATACCAATAAAATAACTGTAATAGATAATGCAAGGCTTAACGGTAATAATATAACAAATAACGGATATATAAGCGGGACAAATATAGAGATAATAACAGCAGGCTTGACTAATACTGGGACTCTTGCAGCGGATGAACTGATAAAAGCTAATAATACTACAATAAATAATACAGGATATATAGGTTCCAACAGTAAAGTAAACTTATCAGGATCAAACTTTACAAACAGCGGTACAGTGGAATCATCAGAAATAGAGCTGTATAATATGTCAGGATACAGTAACATAAATCTGATAAGAGGCGGAAATGTATCCTTAACAACAATAGGAAACCTAACTTTAACAGGAACACTTCACGGAGAAAACTGGCTTCAGGTTCATGGTTATGACATATTAAATGCAGGAGCAACAACAGGAACAGGATATATAGAGATAAAAGGAAGAGATATTACTAATAATACCTGGCTTTCTTCAGATACAATAGTAGTGGAGGGAACAGGGAATGTAATAAATAACAATATAATAGAAGGAGAAAACGGGAGAATATCCGGATATAATATTGTGAATAATGATCTGATAGCTTTTTCAGATCAGTTAGGATTAACAGCAGCAGACAAGATAACGAATAACGCAGGAAAAGCAATCTATGGAGGAAATCTTTTAGATGCCCAGTTTAATACATTTGAAAACTTAAGCGGAGAGCTGTTATCAACAGGAGTGATAAATTTAAGAGGAAACTATCTTCTGAATCAGACAGGAATGATCCAGAGCTCGGGAGATATATCATTAAATGTAACAAAGATAGATAATATAGGAAGAGTAGAAGGGCTTAATGATTATGAGATATATTATGAAACATGGGACGGGCAGATACTTACACAGGCAGAAGTTTTGGCAACTTGGAACCTATACAGAGATGACTCTGCGGGAACTAAAGGTAACAGAAGAGATAAAATACCCGGTTTAACAGCAGATTCTAGATATAATTCATTGTTGATTCACTATTACCAAAGTACAATATTTTCTGATATAAACAATAATGATTCGGGAAGTGCATATTCGAATACAACGCAGTATCAAGGAATACCTTTGAAAGGAAAGCTGAGAAGTAATGCAGTAACAACATATGCCAATATATCAGCAGGAAATAATATATCAATAAATGCAAATGAGCTTAATAATAAAGACGGAAAAATATCAGCAGGAAATACAGCAGAATTAACAGCAATTATAATAAAAAATGAAATAACTCTTGGCAATCAAATACAGTTAAAAGATGGAAGAGAATATTTTACATGGTCGAAGAAAAAAAGCTCGACAGGAAGTACAAGTTATCCGATAAAATACTACAGAGATATGGTAAACGGAGATATTGCATATGTAACAGGACAGGCAAGTGTAATAGAAGCAAGAAACCTTTTAATAAATACAGGAAGTTTGATATTGACATCAGAGCTTCCGACAACAGATCAATTAATAAACGGAAGTATAACATCAGGAAGCTCTGTAGCCGGAAAAACTATTAATACAGGAAGCAGTAACGGGACAGGAATGGTAAATATAGTAAAGAACATAACACCTGTAACGGATATAATAATATCGGGAGTGCTGCCAATAGATCCTTTGGGCGCAGTAAGCAGTTTATTTACAATGACGAAAGCTCCAGATGGTAATAACATAACTCAGGGAGATTCAACATCAAAATATCTGATAGAAACAAGAAGTAAGTATATAAATCTTGGAGAGTTTTATGGAAGTGACTATTACTTATCAAGAATAGGATATGATGAAAACGGTGACTGGAACAGGGCAAGAAGACTGGGAGATGCATATTATGAATATCTTCTGGTAACAAGAACTATATCGGATAAGCTTGGGACAAGATTTATCAATGGTCTTAGTGACAGTGAGCTTATGAAGGCAATGCTTGATAATTCAGTAGAATTACAAAAAGATTTACAGTTATCAGTAGGAGTAGCATTAACACCTGATCAGGTAAAAGCTTTGAAAAGTGATGTAATCTGGTATGAATATGAAGTAGTAAACGGGGAAAAAGTTCTTGTACCAAAAGTATATTTAAGTCAGGCTACACTTGCTACAATAGATACAGACGGAAGAAACAAAGTAGGGGGACTTGAACTAACTGCAATAAATGCAGATGAATTAAGAAATAACGGACAGGTAATAGGAAACGGCGGAGTAACCTATGTAAATGCAGGAAGAGTCTATAATGTAACAAGCACAAATGAGCTTGCAGAAATAAAGGGAAATGAAGTAACAGTAATAGCTACAGCAGGAAATATAGAGAATATAGGCGGAAGAATAAAAGGAATAGATTCTGTGACGTTATCAGCAGAAAATGGAGATATAATAAACAGCTCAAGTATAAGAACTGTAAATTATGATAACGGAGATTTGAACAGAACAAGACATGACGAGATATTAAGTGTGGGAAGTATAGAATCAGATGGTACAACATATATAGAGGGAAAAAATTATATCTCAGAAGCCGGAATGGTGTCAGGGAAAACGACAGTAATAAATGCAAAAGAAAATATAACAATAGGAAGTATGACACTTCAGGGTGATGATGAATATGGAGCTGATAGTGATAACTATCAGGTTTATCAGTCAACAAGAAAAATAGGATCTGAGATATCAGGAACAGAAGCTGTAATACTGGAAGCAGGAAAAGATATATCTGTAAAGGGAAGTGTAATAGGTTCAGACGGTCTTGTACAGCTTACTGGAGAGAATATAAATATACTGAATGAGAAAGAAAGTGAATATAAAGAAACAAAGAATAAGAGCGGTAATACATTTTCAAACAGCAGCATGGAGGAAAAAAGCTATCAGGAATACGCAGCAGCAAGTACAATAATAGGAAATAATGTAATACTGGATGCAAATAATGACATAAATGTGAGAGCTTCCAATATAATAGCAGTAAAAGAGGGGCTGGAGAATACTGGCGGAAATATATCAATGACAGCCGGGAATAATGTGAATATACTGGCAGATACTTTGGATAACAGTTATTCAAGAAAAGACCAGAAAAGCGGGTTTAGCACGAGCTTTGCAAGCGGTGGAGGAAGCTTTACAGCAGGAGTGAGCTATAGTCAAAATAGTCTCGAACAGCAGAGAAACGGAACAACAGTAGCAGTATCAACAATAATATCAGAGGGAAATACAGTAATAGATGCAGGAAACAGAGTAAGAACAGAAGCAATGCAGGCTAATGTTGGAGAAAACCTTGTAATAAGGGGAGTAAACGGGGTAGAACTTCTTGATGCACAGGAAGTATACAATGAAACGGTAAAGCAGAAAAGTACGAGTGTAGGTGTAAGTGTAAATGTAGGATTTACTCCAGCACAGTTTGCTAATACAGTGAGTAATGTGACAGATAATGTAAAAGATTATGGATTTGGAGGAACTTCTCAAACAATAAATACATTAGGAAACGGTTTTCAGGATTTAAGAGATCTTGGAGGATTAAGCAGTAATTTAAGATCATGGTATGAGGGAATAGGATATATTTCAACAAAAAATATATTTGAACATGGAGATCTATCACCCGATAACTTAAGAAACGCAGCTAAAGGACTGGTAAGTGCATCAGTATCAGCTAGTTACAGTCAGAGCAGTTATGAATCAAATACAAGCGGGACAAATTCAGTGGCAGGAAATATAAATGTAGGAAAGAATTTTATACTACAGTCAGACGGAGATGTAACACTTGTAAATCAGAAGATAAATGTAGGAGAGAACTTTGTAGTAGATGCCAATAATTTTATTATAAGAGCAGGAGAGAATACATATAAGAATGATACAAAATCAAGTTCAACAGGTGGAAGTGTAGGATATGATATAGTAAATCAGAATGTAATAGGTGGATTAAATATATCAGGAGGAAACAGCAATACAAGTTCTAAGTACTTTGATAATTCTGTAATAAATGTAGCTGGAACTTTCCAGTTAACGACTAAAGAGGATGCATTATTTGCAGGAGTGAATGTAACAGCAGATAAAATAAACTTTGATATTGGAAGAGATTTGAGTATAATATCCTTACAGGATGAATACAAGTCAGATGGAAAGAACTGGGGAGCAGGCTTAAATGTATCAGGGAAGCTGGAAGGAACTCAATTTGAGACAGGATCAGCAAGACCGTCAATAGGCGGGAATTATGGAGAAAACCATCAGGATAGTAAATGGGTAAATAATCAGACTACAATAATAGCAGAGAATGGTGGAAATGTTAGGGTAGGAGAGACTTTAACTAATATTGGAGCCTTAATAGGAAGTCTGAGTGAAGAAAATAAACTAAGTATAGAAGCTAACAAAGTAGTAGTAGAGAATCTAAAAGACCATAATGAAGGAAGTAATTACGGAATAAGTGTAAGTGGTATAGGACTGGGAAGTAAAGAACAGGGGAATAAAACACCTATAGGGCAAACAGGAATCCAGTATGGAAGCCATGACAAGCAGCAGGACAGTAATGCAACATTTGTTAATACAGAAATAACAGAAGCAGGGAAGAAGCTGAATCTTGAGGAACTGGGAATAAATACAGATATTAATAAAGCTCAGATAGTGACAAAAGATGAGGTCGTAGAGCAGATAGACACTGTACTTCATACAGATTTGCTAAATGAGGTGACGAGAAATCAGGTAATTAAAGATTTGAATGGATTAGTACAATTACCAGCTGATATAATCAAAGCAATAGCAATTACATCTAATGTAGAAGGAAGTAATTTCTTAGATAATTTAGTAGGTACCCTTAGACATACAGATGCTAATTTAATTAAATACCAGGAAATGAATAAAAAATATCAAGAACTAAAAAACTTACCAGAAGATGAAAGAGCAAAAGAATCTTTGAAATTAGTTAATGAAATGGCTAATGCATTGCGAGGAGTCAATGGAATTGATAATGATACTAAAATTGTTATTAATTTTACAGATCAAGCAAAAGATGATGAAATGGGAGCTTTTGTAAAAAAAGACGGAAAAATAGAAATCTATATAAATGTAAAAGATGTAGATGTATCAGACATGGAACAGGTATACAATGCATTGGCTTCAGAATTAAATCATTACAATCCGAGTAATCCATATGTTTATGATAAAAAAGAAAGTGAAATAGGCAAGAATGGAAAATTACATGAATTAGAAGAGATGTTTACATTAATAGGAAGAAAGCCACTTGATGGTGAAGGAAATTCTTTTTATGGGGATATTTTAGATGGAAGCTTGGTTTTAAACTATGGAAATAGCCTTTATGGTGAATATAGTGATGAGGATTTGGATTATCTTGTTCATGGAATAGTAAAAGGAACATGTAATGGATTAGGAATAATGGGATTTTGTCGAAAAGCAAAAAATACAGCAGTTAAAGGTGTAGATTATATAGGATTAGGAACTCCTGCCAGAGCAGTTTACAACTTAGATAAGAAAATTTTAGATAAACCAGGAGAAAAAATAGGTAGTGTTGTAGGAAAAACAGTAAAAGAAGAAGTAAACAAGGGAAAAGAAATAATAATAACCATCAAAGAAATTGAAGCTAAAAATAATAATAAAAATTCAAATAAAATATCTAATGACCCTGAATACATAACACCTGAAACTTTTGATAAAATAAAAAGCTTAGATCAATTTAAAGAATTTAATTCATACTATGGGGTTCCAGATAATGTAGAAATTGTCTTTAAAACAGAAGAAGGAGAAACAATAAAATTCAATTCATTTGATGAATTTGTACATTGGGGAACAGCACAGGAAAAATTAGAACATGAAAAAAATGTGACATTAGGTAATGCAGCATTAGAAAAATCTAAAACAGCGACAACTAAGGAAGAAAAAGCAATGTATGAAGCTCAGTATGAATATTATTATTCCTTGGTACACGAAAAGATGCAAAATGTTGATAATAGACAATCATTAGCGGGAAAATACACAACAGGTAATTACTTAGCAAATTCAGCAGTATCGTATAATGGGAAAACTTTAGTAGTATCTGCGGAAAAATATGCTGCTGAAATAGGTGCAGAACATATAGGAATATTCTTTGATGCTGGTGGAAAGGCAATAACACAGCCAATAATAAGTAAGATTATAGGAACAACCGGGAGCTCTAAAACTAAAGAAACAGAAAAAGTAGAAATTAAGTTCACTGAATCAAAAGATGGTGCAAAATATTATGAAGATAGTAAGGTTTATGATAAATATGTACGTCAAGAGCCGGATGTTAGTTTTGAGACGAAATTAATAAATTCAAAATCAGAATATGAAAAATTTGAATTTAAATTATTAAGTAATAAGATAAATGAAGCAGGTTTAAATAATGATCATTTTACTGAATTTAAATTTAATGCTAGAGGTGAAATTAGTGGAAGTCATGTAGAAAGTGTTTTTACTGACTTAAATAATTATGCTTCAAAAAATAAAGTATTGAGAATAGATAGTGTGATCCCACATCCAGTGACTTCGGAAATAATGGAGGTAAAATATTCTACTGCTTCAACAATAGATGCAAAAGGAAAAATAATACCACAGGATCAGTTAAATTTTAAATCAGCATATACACCTAAAACAGTAGTTAGTGATGAATTGATGTCAAGTGGCAAATTAAATATTTGGGCAAATGAAGCAGTTAATAATATATATTATATAAAAGATAATAAAGGTTATGGAATTTCTGATAATGGAGTTATATTTGAATTTTGGACTCCTGAAAAATTAGGAGATCCTTTTAATTTTTATCCTACTTTGGGAATTCCTCAAAAATAG